The Silvanigrella paludirubra genome includes a window with the following:
- a CDS encoding lytic transglycosylase domain-containing protein: protein MHVMIKKKNILIFGILILVPVTLLQVSCSSNTILTENLELTLPEQKQMLSSIKRKNDNFYVSNLKNYSPPKENQLIDEAQFRNLKLYNESARVLSDWVLRNLSQKERIQMSRNCDALVGSFKNQFPLNEQTLACAAWWLEKKNNDESAAASRAASPQSTYVRNLSSKQKQDLQNYKGMSFSEAFSQMDPPTLSQAQRLANSALDYASDCSYSGVSSALILRLESFLPNKFVYPAIEKIYTKMQKCLLPDADPSEKIHLRVGLLRLISGYPILAKDALEKTLLEKDPGESSRSLFWLGAIYQKSKPNSKENPYWQRLLKENSISLHAILASQQLGVDPINNLVPDEDISIQARDSNGWSDDNLEAFIFDLFRARNDMSAATEWSNYVGRTSSVTNPNMILYWALGHNAVRNYRYSIFMLGRYGKYIKNYPVSKTMLGLHFPKPYLKEISDYSEDVDPIFVLSLVRQESAFDPYARSGANARGLMQVLPSTAKSIKRKITSNQLYDPEMNLEVGVSYLSRLLKRYDGRVEYVLAAYNAGASNLDKWRDRVLDNNMMLFCDFMPFKETRSYVSLILRNYYWYSRIISEREDLFAKRIQQQSAKARWKSDRVAALLSFSWKSDLEVKNKSILDKIYIFGNSNSNITSNNSDPSWLNEDTKNKNKTYKNINDEIESDEKTAFSNSNKLK, encoded by the coding sequence ATGCATGTTATGATTAAAAAAAAGAATATCCTAATATTTGGTATTTTAATATTAGTTCCTGTTACCCTTCTCCAAGTTTCTTGCTCTAGTAATACAATTTTAACAGAAAATCTTGAATTAACATTGCCTGAGCAAAAACAGATGCTTTCTAGTATTAAACGGAAAAATGATAACTTTTATGTTTCTAATTTAAAAAATTATTCACCCCCCAAAGAAAATCAATTAATAGATGAAGCTCAATTTCGTAATCTTAAATTATATAATGAAAGTGCAAGAGTTTTATCTGATTGGGTTTTAAGAAATCTTTCTCAAAAAGAAAGAATTCAAATGTCCCGAAATTGCGATGCTTTAGTAGGAAGTTTTAAAAACCAATTTCCTTTAAATGAACAAACTTTAGCCTGTGCTGCTTGGTGGTTAGAAAAAAAGAATAATGATGAATCTGCTGCAGCAAGTCGAGCAGCTTCTCCACAATCAACATATGTTAGAAATTTATCAAGTAAACAAAAGCAAGATTTACAAAATTACAAAGGAATGTCTTTTTCAGAAGCTTTTTCTCAAATGGATCCTCCAACTCTTTCTCAAGCGCAACGTTTAGCGAATTCCGCATTAGATTACGCTTCGGATTGTTCTTATTCAGGAGTTTCTTCAGCATTAATTTTAAGATTGGAATCCTTTTTACCAAACAAATTTGTTTATCCTGCAATTGAAAAAATATATACAAAAATGCAAAAATGTTTGTTACCTGATGCGGATCCAAGCGAAAAAATTCATTTACGTGTAGGTCTATTAAGATTAATTTCTGGTTATCCAATATTAGCAAAAGATGCTTTAGAAAAAACGCTTTTAGAAAAAGATCCTGGTGAGAGTTCTCGAAGCTTATTTTGGCTGGGAGCTATTTATCAAAAAAGTAAACCAAATTCGAAAGAAAACCCTTATTGGCAAAGATTATTAAAAGAGAATTCTATCTCTTTACATGCAATTTTAGCTTCTCAACAATTGGGTGTTGATCCTATTAATAACTTAGTTCCCGATGAAGATATTTCTATTCAAGCTCGTGATTCAAATGGATGGAGCGATGATAATCTAGAAGCATTTATTTTTGATTTATTTAGAGCAAGAAATGATATGTCTGCCGCTACAGAGTGGTCAAATTATGTAGGTAGAACTTCAAGTGTTACAAATCCAAATATGATTTTATATTGGGCATTAGGTCATAACGCTGTTCGAAATTATAGATACTCTATATTTATGCTAGGTCGCTATGGAAAATATATAAAAAATTATCCTGTCAGCAAGACTATGTTAGGTCTGCATTTTCCAAAACCTTATTTAAAAGAAATATCAGATTACTCTGAAGATGTTGATCCCATATTTGTTCTATCTTTAGTTCGTCAAGAAAGTGCTTTTGATCCCTATGCAAGATCTGGTGCAAATGCTCGTGGTTTAATGCAAGTTTTACCAAGTACAGCAAAGTCGATCAAACGTAAAATAACTTCGAACCAACTTTATGATCCTGAAATGAATTTAGAAGTTGGAGTTTCCTATTTAAGTCGTTTATTAAAAAGATATGATGGTAGAGTTGAATATGTCTTAGCAGCATATAATGCAGGTGCTTCTAATTTAGATAAATGGCGAGATCGTGTTTTAGATAATAATATGATGCTTTTTTGTGACTTTATGCCTTTTAAAGAAACAAGAAGTTATGTGTCGCTCATTTTAAGAAATTATTATTGGTATAGTAGAATTATATCTGAGAGAGAAGACTTATTTGCTAAAAGAATTCAGCAACAGAGTGCTAAAGCACGCTGGAAATCAGATAGAGTTGCTGCTTTATTATCTTTTTCTTGGAAATCAGATTTAGAAGTTAAAAATAAATCCATTTTAGATAAGATTTATATATTTGGAAATAGTAATTCAAATATAACGTCTAATAATTCTGATCCAAGCTGGTTGAATGAAGATACAAAAAATAAAAATAAAACATATAAAAACATAAATGATGAAATAGAAAGCGATGAAAAAACTGCATTTTCAAATTCAAATAAATTAAAATAA
- a CDS encoding arginine deiminase family protein — translation MKEEQNEFRGSNFRFWDSLSENEKAEQIMKSKSKIGVHSEIGKLRKVFLHSPGQEVELMTPRNASELLYNDIIYYKNIVAGHAQLKSVLSLVSTVLEVSECLEEVLEISQAREQLLDQILAFQGCPELKTELQSFSSSDLVQTLLTGVTLKRNSLESWLSSKTFSLVPLPNMYFMRDTSMVVGNRVIASRMASSVRYAESLIMRTIYEYHPELKGHGLLLDAAYGEVDPKFTIEGGDILVISEDLLLVGISERTTPKAVDALVNALIRARAEDGNQEPFNVLCVILPRERSTIHLDMIFTVANKEQAVVYSPYVLGRERARVVRIRVKPDGDKKFKEVEDLILGLRSVGVRMDPIPCGGDEPLHQQREQWNSGANLFSFAPGKVISYIHEHTLRACESAGFKIMSAKDVIKHPTLLQSNYPLIVTVEGSELSRGGGGPRCMTCPVLRDSV, via the coding sequence ATGAAAGAAGAACAGAATGAATTTAGAGGAAGCAATTTTCGTTTTTGGGATTCTTTGTCTGAGAATGAAAAAGCAGAACAAATTATGAAATCAAAAAGTAAAATTGGAGTACATTCTGAAATTGGTAAATTAAGGAAAGTATTTTTGCATTCTCCAGGTCAAGAAGTAGAATTGATGACCCCAAGAAATGCTTCGGAGTTACTTTATAATGATATCATTTATTATAAAAATATTGTTGCAGGCCATGCTCAACTTAAATCTGTTTTATCATTAGTAAGCACAGTTTTAGAAGTTTCTGAGTGTCTTGAGGAAGTTTTAGAAATTAGTCAAGCTCGTGAACAATTGTTAGATCAAATTTTAGCCTTTCAAGGATGTCCTGAATTAAAAACAGAATTACAGTCATTTTCATCAAGTGATCTCGTTCAAACCTTGTTAACCGGTGTTACCTTAAAAAGAAATTCTTTAGAATCTTGGTTATCTTCAAAGACTTTTTCACTTGTTCCTCTTCCTAATATGTATTTCATGCGAGATACCAGTATGGTTGTTGGAAATAGGGTTATCGCTTCAAGAATGGCAAGCTCTGTTCGATATGCTGAATCCTTAATCATGCGCACAATTTATGAGTATCACCCTGAGTTAAAAGGGCATGGTCTTCTATTAGATGCGGCCTATGGTGAAGTTGATCCAAAATTTACAATTGAAGGCGGTGATATTTTGGTAATAAGTGAAGACTTATTACTTGTTGGAATTAGTGAAAGAACAACCCCAAAAGCAGTTGATGCCTTGGTAAACGCTTTAATTCGGGCAAGAGCGGAAGATGGAAATCAAGAACCATTTAATGTTTTATGTGTTATATTACCAAGGGAAAGAAGCACAATTCATCTTGATATGATTTTTACTGTCGCAAATAAAGAACAGGCTGTTGTTTACTCACCTTATGTTTTGGGTAGAGAAAGAGCAAGGGTGGTTCGTATTCGCGTAAAACCTGATGGTGATAAAAAATTTAAAGAAGTAGAAGATCTTATCTTAGGACTTAGAAGTGTTGGTGTTCGAATGGATCCAATACCTTGTGGAGGCGATGAACCTCTTCATCAACAAAGGGAACAATGGAACAGTGGAGCAAACCTATTTTCCTTTGCGCCAGGTAAAGTCATAAGTTACATTCATGAACATACTTTAAGAGCATGTGAATCAGCTGGATTTAAAATAATGTCAGCAAAAGATGTGATCAAACATCCTACATTATTGCAAAGTAACTATCCTTTGATTGTTACGGTAGAAGGGAGTGAATTATCGAGAGGAGGAGGAGGTCCTCGTTGTATGACTTGCCCTGTTTTGAGAGATTCTGTTTAA
- a CDS encoding saccharopine dehydrogenase family protein: MSLKKSVAVFGAGKIGKLVVNMLSQSDDYHITVLDSRKDAAKTAASYSSTGQILKNVDYDQADFMSQKDIERVLQGKDYVLSCAPFYCNKGIAEVARNLKVNYLDLTEDVKTTAAIKELAKNAGCAFIPQCGLAPGFITIVANDLAKQFDSIHSVKMRVGALPLFPHNRLKYNLTWSTEGLINEYCNPCEVIHDGKLELVPALEGEERLCLDGEEYEAFNTSGGLGTLAESLTNKVRHMDYKSIRYPGHRDILLTLLHDLKFIDDREGLKKVFERSLPHTSQDVVIIFVTVDGQKDNKLTQKSYAKKIYHSEIAEEHWGAIQITTAAGICAVLDLHANKQLPNTGFIRQEDISYDKFIKNRFGKHYS; encoded by the coding sequence ATGTCTTTAAAAAAAAGTGTCGCGGTTTTTGGTGCAGGAAAAATTGGTAAGCTTGTTGTAAATATGCTTTCACAATCGGATGACTACCATATTACAGTTCTAGATTCCAGAAAAGATGCTGCAAAAACAGCCGCTTCTTATTCTTCAACAGGTCAGATTCTAAAAAATGTGGATTACGATCAAGCCGATTTTATGTCTCAAAAGGACATAGAAAGAGTTCTTCAAGGAAAAGACTATGTTTTAAGTTGTGCTCCTTTTTATTGTAACAAAGGAATTGCTGAAGTTGCCCGAAATTTAAAAGTAAACTATCTCGATTTAACGGAAGATGTAAAAACAACAGCAGCTATAAAAGAACTTGCTAAAAATGCGGGATGCGCTTTTATTCCTCAATGTGGCTTAGCTCCTGGATTTATTACAATCGTAGCAAATGATCTTGCAAAACAATTTGACTCCATACACTCAGTAAAAATGCGTGTAGGTGCATTGCCTTTGTTTCCACACAACCGCTTAAAATATAATCTTACCTGGAGTACAGAAGGATTAATAAATGAATATTGCAATCCATGTGAAGTTATTCACGACGGAAAACTAGAATTAGTTCCTGCTCTCGAAGGAGAAGAGAGACTTTGTTTAGACGGTGAAGAATACGAAGCATTTAATACTTCTGGAGGATTAGGCACCTTAGCAGAGTCATTAACAAACAAAGTAAGACATATGGATTATAAATCTATACGTTATCCTGGACACAGAGATATTCTTTTAACGCTTCTACATGATTTAAAATTTATTGATGACAGAGAAGGTCTAAAAAAAGTTTTTGAACGTTCTTTGCCTCACACTTCTCAAGATGTTGTTATCATTTTTGTTACGGTAGATGGTCAAAAAGATAATAAATTAACACAAAAAAGTTATGCAAAAAAAATCTACCATTCTGAAATAGCAGAAGAACATTGGGGCGCAATTCAAATAACAACAGCTGCGGGAATTTGTGCTGTGTTAGATTTACATGCGAATAAGCAATTACCTAACACAGGATTTATTCGTCAAGAAGACATTTCTTATGATAAATTTATAAAGAACCGTTTTGGAAAACATTATTCCTAA
- a CDS encoding HAD-IG family 5'-nucleotidase yields the protein MFPDDKVDIPFCERIFCNRTLNMKSIKAVGFDMDYTLALYKPETFEKLAYEETLKKLVDIGYSKEILNWEFDHKYMIRGLVIDKIRGNVLKMDRHRYVKVAFHGFKELNREERRKLYDVENVIIYEEPNFALIDTLFSLAEAFLFIQLVDYKDKTEKLLNKTYLEIYNDVRKCIDLCHRDGSIKYKVSENPGKYITKDKNLVSILKDLKASGRKIFIVTNSLWDYTNVVMNYICGNSKKELNFEWISYFDLVITGSQKPSFFNSKNQIYSVDLKTCYLKNIDLINLSKNENNEPKVFQGGHFKLLYDILGIKVGSEILYIGDHIYGDILRSKKEIGWRTMLVIEELEKEISAIQNSKDQYTLCDSLNKKRVHLENEFERLQIAEHENKIKKGIDKDETLDKKIKKVGYDLLKIKELEKKEIRTYHLGLHPIWGELMKTGRQNSRFAAQVETYACLYTSKLTNLIHYGPHKNFRAVRDFMPHDLDD from the coding sequence ATGTTCCCTGATGATAAAGTTGACATTCCATTTTGCGAAAGAATATTCTGTAATAGAACTCTAAATATGAAATCTATTAAAGCAGTTGGCTTTGATATGGATTATACTCTCGCACTTTATAAACCTGAAACCTTCGAAAAATTAGCATACGAAGAAACCCTCAAAAAACTAGTAGACATAGGATATTCAAAAGAAATATTAAATTGGGAGTTCGATCATAAATATATGATTCGAGGACTTGTCATTGATAAAATAAGAGGTAACGTCCTAAAAATGGATCGCCACCGTTACGTTAAGGTTGCTTTCCATGGTTTTAAAGAATTAAATCGGGAAGAACGTCGTAAATTATATGATGTTGAAAACGTAATTATCTATGAAGAACCAAACTTTGCCTTAATTGATACTCTTTTTTCTTTAGCGGAAGCTTTTTTATTCATTCAATTAGTTGACTATAAAGATAAAACAGAAAAATTATTAAATAAAACATATCTTGAAATTTATAATGATGTAAGAAAATGTATTGATTTATGTCATAGAGATGGAAGCATTAAATATAAAGTTTCTGAAAATCCAGGAAAATATATTACTAAAGATAAAAATTTAGTTTCTATTTTAAAAGATTTAAAAGCCTCTGGTAGAAAAATATTTATCGTAACAAATAGTCTTTGGGATTACACAAATGTTGTTATGAACTATATATGTGGCAACTCCAAAAAAGAACTTAATTTTGAGTGGATTTCTTATTTTGATTTAGTAATTACAGGGTCTCAAAAACCTTCTTTTTTTAATTCTAAAAATCAAATATATTCAGTTGATTTAAAGACATGTTATTTAAAAAATATAGATTTAATTAATTTATCCAAAAATGAAAACAATGAACCAAAAGTATTTCAAGGAGGGCATTTTAAACTTCTTTATGATATTCTTGGAATAAAAGTGGGTTCTGAAATTCTTTATATTGGTGACCATATTTATGGTGATATTTTAAGAAGTAAAAAAGAGATAGGCTGGCGAACAATGCTTGTCATTGAAGAGCTTGAAAAAGAAATATCGGCAATTCAAAATTCAAAAGATCAATATACATTATGCGACTCTTTAAATAAAAAAAGAGTTCATTTGGAAAATGAGTTTGAAAGACTTCAAATTGCAGAACATGAAAATAAAATTAAAAAAGGCATTGATAAAGATGAAACTCTCGATAAAAAAATTAAAAAAGTGGGGTATGATTTATTAAAGATTAAAGAATTAGAAAAAAAAGAAATCAGAACGTATCACTTAGGTCTTCACCCCATTTGGGGTGAATTAATGAAAACAGGTAGACAAAATTCTCGATTTGCTGCTCAAGTTGAAACTTATGCCTGTTTGTATACGAGTAAGTTAACAAATTTAATTCACTATGGGCCTCATAAAAATTTCAGAGCCGTAAGAGATTTTATGCCGCATGATCTAGATGATTGA
- a CDS encoding TolC family protein, with protein sequence MKLQTLKLMTYPVTSLLSSFLFINSSYGQQDIAQVQKSNTNQVNSPTNSQPILTLEAAMNMAETYSFTAKMSLQDYYSTEAKEDAAFRGMLPTISASANYMMNSSDVNPLVGTTTGKTYGFPDTTTSTATLTLSQPLIGLFSMYNSVQQSSALTRAALQNRVQSRIDARFYGAQAYINLQKADQLLKAAKSSMEVSEKQLNDGNAQFNAGKLTNADLLKFKLDFENSKTSVIQAQTTYKVALITLSEAIGVKNSSAISVASSEKSVWEMKSQKLPSLENILAPSLSQRRDILAGKENVDAAYYGKVQKYSNYLPTLNFVATYTRNFNASDINTTDKTYYSSDIQDQMSYGLQFSWVLLDWGVRQAQISDAVASEQKAKYNLENLNLNARIDITNSYLQLQNAIQVLDSAKVSVQYAQDAYSQMKARFDNGQVTATDLISSANDQTTARANLANAKGSLDLAWITFQKSTGVKLTTLN encoded by the coding sequence ATGAAACTACAAACGTTAAAATTGATGACCTACCCTGTTACTTCTTTGCTTAGTTCTTTTCTTTTTATAAATTCATCATACGGGCAGCAGGATATTGCACAAGTGCAAAAGAGTAATACGAATCAGGTCAATTCCCCTACAAATTCGCAACCTATCCTTACGCTTGAAGCAGCGATGAATATGGCTGAAACTTATTCTTTTACAGCAAAAATGTCTTTACAAGACTATTATTCTACGGAAGCAAAAGAAGATGCCGCTTTCCGAGGAATGTTACCTACAATTTCAGCATCCGCAAATTATATGATGAATAGTAGTGATGTAAATCCGCTTGTTGGTACTACAACTGGAAAAACATATGGTTTTCCAGATACAACAACTTCGACGGCAACATTAACATTATCTCAGCCACTGATTGGCCTTTTTTCCATGTACAACTCTGTACAACAATCTTCCGCATTAACAAGAGCCGCTTTGCAAAATCGAGTTCAAAGTAGAATTGATGCTCGATTTTATGGTGCACAAGCATATATAAATTTACAAAAAGCAGATCAATTATTAAAAGCTGCGAAATCTTCTATGGAAGTTTCTGAAAAGCAATTAAATGATGGTAATGCGCAATTTAATGCCGGTAAATTAACAAATGCGGATCTCTTGAAATTTAAATTAGATTTTGAAAACTCAAAAACGAGTGTAATTCAAGCTCAAACAACTTATAAAGTTGCCTTAATTACTCTTTCTGAAGCCATTGGTGTTAAAAATAGTTCTGCTATTTCTGTTGCAAGTAGTGAAAAATCTGTTTGGGAAATGAAGTCTCAAAAACTTCCAAGTCTTGAAAATATTTTAGCTCCAAGTCTATCTCAGCGAAGAGATATATTAGCAGGGAAAGAAAATGTTGATGCTGCTTATTATGGAAAAGTTCAAAAATATAGCAATTATTTACCAACGTTAAATTTTGTTGCCACTTATACTCGAAATTTTAATGCAAGTGATATTAACACAACAGACAAAACATATTATTCATCTGACATTCAAGATCAAATGTCTTATGGGTTACAATTTTCTTGGGTTCTTTTAGATTGGGGAGTTCGTCAAGCTCAAATTAGTGATGCCGTTGCGTCTGAGCAAAAAGCTAAATATAATTTAGAAAATTTAAACTTAAACGCTCGCATTGATATCACAAATAGCTATTTACAACTTCAAAATGCGATTCAAGTATTAGACTCAGCTAAAGTATCTGTTCAATACGCTCAAGATGCTTATTCACAAATGAAAGCTCGGTTTGATAATGGTCAAGTAACAGCAACCGATCTGATTTCATCTGCGAATGATCAAACAACAGCTAGAGCTAATTTAGCAAATGCCAAAGGTTCTCTAGATCTTGCTTGGATAACGTTCCAAAAGAGCACGGGTGTTAAATTAACAACTTTAAATTAA
- a CDS encoding winged helix-turn-helix transcriptional regulator — MIKPKKNIEIEGASVECALDAICGKWKGVIIYNLLKFEVLRFGELQKNLKNKITQRMLTIQLRDLEEQGILSRNIYPTIPPKVEYFLTEKGKTLAVIIQNLNDWGSTYY, encoded by the coding sequence ATGATAAAGCCCAAAAAAAATATTGAAATAGAGGGAGCATCAGTTGAATGTGCTTTGGATGCTATTTGTGGAAAGTGGAAGGGTGTGATTATCTATAATCTATTGAAATTTGAGGTGTTAAGATTTGGTGAGCTCCAAAAAAATTTAAAAAATAAAATTACCCAAAGAATGTTAACAATTCAACTCAGAGATTTAGAAGAACAAGGAATTTTATCTAGAAATATTTATCCAACCATCCCGCCAAAAGTTGAATATTTTTTGACTGAAAAAGGGAAAACTTTAGCAGTTATTATTCAAAACTTGAATGATTGGGGCTCAACATATTATTAG
- a CDS encoding flagellar hook-basal body protein — MLKNVYSPLSGGVLQERLMEIISNNLANTNTTAFKEDEISFQAQEANPWPSYATPHPPAPFKTNMQELWPLKGNEMAYVTLSEIRTAHTQGPMIKTGNPLDVAVQGDAFFEVMTPFGERLTRDGGFSISNDGILINKNGAVVQGENGAITGLNGKEFSILPTGEIYVGKKFVDKLKVISFKDNTLLERLGESLWIHNGPPENVKAPVGEITQGYLEGSNVNPMRNLTNMIIAHRSYEALQKTVKSQDETMQNANKISEVQ, encoded by the coding sequence ATGCTAAAAAACGTTTATTCACCTTTATCTGGTGGTGTTTTGCAAGAAAGACTCATGGAAATCATTTCAAATAATCTAGCTAATACAAATACGACGGCTTTTAAAGAAGATGAAATCTCATTTCAAGCTCAAGAAGCAAATCCTTGGCCAAGTTATGCTACTCCACATCCGCCAGCTCCATTTAAAACAAATATGCAGGAATTATGGCCATTAAAAGGGAATGAAATGGCTTATGTTACCTTAAGTGAAATAAGAACAGCACATACTCAAGGTCCTATGATCAAAACAGGAAATCCTTTAGATGTTGCTGTTCAGGGTGATGCCTTTTTTGAGGTCATGACTCCTTTTGGAGAAAGATTAACGAGGGATGGTGGCTTTAGTATAAGTAATGATGGAATTTTAATAAATAAAAATGGCGCTGTTGTTCAAGGCGAAAATGGCGCAATAACAGGATTAAATGGAAAAGAATTTAGTATTTTGCCTACAGGAGAAATTTATGTAGGAAAAAAATTTGTAGATAAACTTAAGGTGATTTCATTTAAAGATAATACATTATTAGAAAGACTAGGTGAAAGTTTATGGATTCATAATGGTCCACCTGAAAATGTAAAAGCACCTGTTGGAGAAATTACACAAGGTTATTTAGAAGGAAGTAATGTAAATCCTATGAGAAATTTAACAAATATGATTATTGCTCATAGAAGTTATGAAGCTCTTCAAAAAACAGTAAAATCTCAAGATGAAACAATGCAAAATGCAAATAAAATATCTGAAGTTCAGTAA
- a CDS encoding hybrid sensor histidine kinase/response regulator: MKLRPIADEILKRSARNGFLFASFSFCIISIILIIYSYDIYFGRTQKLVKGYIPEISSALVIGDVLFVKKMLSSIEKSLYFSTLFIEDALENKIIIYNGIKIPIEKKKELIYNYSYVINNGELYFLTKLHMHGKDFSHNMNLNFVQKINYIFILIITLLMFSLWFFMFLFVKNQSKKNYEKMFVPIMRLSENLKEISSSKEEYDKFVTYLELDLIYKNFNNVYIELNKAQEQLKQLDMMRAISTTIQMLAHDLRHPFAHIKNALHVMLRLSNYDEIRQYIKDTGRAIEKDILRVENMLSDLLHFRTEGSPNFVDTSFYKLIYSVIKNCFEVQNKTNILLSYDFNHKYFLCVDIQKMERVLSNIITNAIESMNGKGTIKFLTREFYENNILHIEICIANTNSYIDEEFKDKIFDLFFTKGKKRGTGIGLGIAKEIINQHGGRIFYTSSINEGVKFYIHLPQSISMIEDKISGLVFPNEAKYFENHFDTHYNTSLVEYEKKSDLIENKILSFFAGKKIQNKYQILILEDDDVYVKNFSSLISSEDLNEYFNIVSYSDYDLALKAYYEVKPEYIICDIDLGLEKLNGFDFVQDLRNNGCVSKICIHTNRFFKCDLERSINVKSDFFIAKPMSRFQFLRFLCSYILPGYSEESFLSITSNNFQEDKIILLIDDEDIYHKFWEVSVTDAKVISFSHPDFAYEYILEKPENLKAIECVIVDYYFDNSAQNISQMNFIDKIRSLNYKKPIFVSTNAILLNNELEDFDGVIKKEPYSLSKLKETYSNKF; encoded by the coding sequence TTGAAACTTAGGCCAATTGCAGATGAAATTTTAAAACGTTCGGCAAGAAATGGTTTTTTATTTGCTTCTTTTTCATTTTGCATTATTTCAATTATATTAATTATTTATTCCTATGATATTTATTTTGGCAGAACCCAAAAATTAGTTAAAGGTTATATTCCTGAAATTTCTTCAGCATTAGTAATTGGTGATGTATTATTTGTAAAAAAAATGCTTTCATCAATTGAAAAAAGTTTATATTTTTCTACTCTATTTATAGAAGATGCATTAGAAAATAAAATCATTATATACAATGGAATAAAAATTCCTATAGAAAAGAAAAAAGAACTAATATATAATTATTCATATGTTATTAATAATGGCGAGCTTTATTTTTTAACAAAATTACATATGCATGGTAAAGATTTTTCTCATAATATGAATTTGAATTTTGTTCAAAAAATCAATTATATTTTTATTTTAATAATAACATTATTAATGTTTTCTTTATGGTTTTTTATGTTTTTATTTGTAAAAAATCAAAGCAAAAAGAACTATGAAAAAATGTTTGTTCCTATAATGAGGCTTTCTGAAAATTTGAAAGAAATATCATCTAGCAAAGAAGAGTATGATAAATTTGTCACTTATTTAGAATTAGATTTAATTTATAAAAATTTTAATAATGTCTATATAGAGTTAAATAAAGCCCAAGAACAATTAAAACAATTGGATATGATGCGTGCAATTTCGACAACAATTCAAATGCTAGCTCATGATTTAAGACATCCATTTGCTCATATTAAAAATGCTTTACATGTAATGTTAAGATTATCAAATTATGATGAAATTAGACAATATATAAAAGATACTGGAAGAGCAATTGAGAAAGATATTTTAAGAGTGGAGAATATGCTTTCTGATCTTTTGCATTTTAGAACAGAAGGAAGTCCAAACTTTGTAGATACAAGTTTTTATAAGCTTATTTATTCTGTAATTAAAAATTGTTTTGAAGTTCAAAACAAAACAAATATTTTGCTTTCCTATGATTTTAATCATAAGTATTTTTTATGTGTAGATATTCAAAAAATGGAAAGAGTTTTATCTAATATTATAACAAATGCTATAGAATCCATGAATGGAAAAGGAACTATTAAATTTTTAACGAGAGAATTTTATGAAAATAATATTCTTCATATTGAAATTTGTATTGCAAATACAAATTCATATATAGATGAGGAATTTAAAGATAAAATATTTGATCTTTTTTTCACAAAAGGAAAAAAAAGAGGAACTGGAATTGGTCTTGGAATTGCAAAAGAAATCATAAATCAACATGGAGGTAGAATTTTTTATACCTCATCAATAAATGAAGGAGTTAAATTTTATATACATTTGCCACAATCTATCTCAATGATTGAAGATAAAATTAGCGGTTTGGTTTTTCCAAACGAGGCAAAGTATTTTGAAAATCATTTTGATACACATTATAATACTTCTTTAGTAGAATATGAAAAAAAATCTGATTTAATTGAAAATAAAATATTGTCTTTTTTTGCAGGTAAAAAAATTCAAAATAAATATCAAATTTTAATTTTGGAAGATGATGATGTATATGTAAAAAATTTCTCATCATTAATTTCATCAGAAGATTTAAATGAATATTTTAATATTGTTTCATATAGTGATTATGATCTTGCTTTAAAAGCCTATTATGAAGTTAAACCTGAATACATTATTTGTGATATTGACTTAGGACTTGAAAAATTAAATGGGTTTGATTTTGTTCAAGATTTAAGAAATAATGGTTGTGTCTCAAAAATTTGTATACATACAAATAGATTTTTTAAATGTGATTTAGAAAGGTCAATAAATGTAAAATCAGATTTTTTTATTGCTAAACCAATGTCAAGATTTCAATTTTTAAGATTTTTATGTTCTTATATTTTACCTGGTTATTCAGAAGAATCTTTTTTATCAATTACTTCTAATAATTTTCAAGAAGATAAAATTATACTATTAATAGATGATGAAGATATATATCATAAATTTTGGGAAGTTTCTGTTACAGATGCAAAAGTGATTAGTTTTTCACATCCTGATTTTGCTTATGAATACATATTAGAAAAACCAGAAAATTTAAAAGCTATAGAATGTGTTATTGTCGACTATTACTTTGATAATAGCGCACAAAATATTTCCCAGATGAATTTCATAGATAAAATAAGAAGTTTAAATTATAAAAAACCAATATTTGTTTCTACCAATGCCATTTTATTAAATAATGAGTTAGAAGATTTTGATGGTGTTATAAAAAAAGAACCTTATTCTTTATCAAAATTAAAAGAAACATATAGCAATAAGTTTTAA